The following coding sequences lie in one Azospirillum humicireducens genomic window:
- the infC gene encoding translation initiation factor IF-3 → MPSEAAPTRDGPRVNREISARSVRLVGADGEMIGVVSLRDALLAAEDAGLDLVEVAPQAEPPVCKILDYGKFKYEAQKKANEARKKQKIIEVKEIKLRPNIDDNDYDVKMRSARRFLEEGDKVKVTMRFRGREMAHQDLGMNVLVRVRDELDELAKVEQMPKLEGRQMVMVLAPR, encoded by the coding sequence ATTCCGTCCGAAGCCGCCCCGACCCGCGATGGCCCGCGGGTTAACCGGGAGATCTCGGCTCGTTCCGTTCGTCTCGTCGGTGCCGATGGCGAGATGATCGGGGTGGTGTCGTTGCGCGATGCCTTGCTGGCCGCTGAGGATGCCGGCCTCGACCTGGTCGAGGTGGCTCCCCAGGCGGAACCGCCTGTCTGCAAAATCCTCGACTATGGCAAGTTCAAGTATGAGGCGCAGAAGAAGGCGAACGAAGCCCGCAAGAAGCAGAAGATCATCGAGGTCAAGGAGATCAAGCTCCGGCCCAACATCGATGACAACGACTATGACGTGAAGATGCGCTCGGCGCGCCGTTTCCTTGAGGAAGGCGACAAGGTCAAGGTGACCATGCGCTTCCGCGGCCGTGAAATGGCGCACCAGGATCTGGGTATGAACGTGCTGGTCCGCGTCCGCGACGAGCTGGACGAACTGGCAAAGGTCGAGCAGATGCCGAAGCTCGAAGGCCGCCAGATGGTCATGGTGCTCGCCCCGCGCTGA
- a CDS encoding CocE/NonD family hydrolase, with the protein MTLRRLIVLLFLLSWCGPALAEGLVQTPLSIPARFPDGTSATLEAMLVRPDGPGPYPIAIISHGTPRDPADRAQLTPLRFLPEAREFARRGWATAVVLRRGYGGSDGPYSESTGSCNNPDYLHSARQSAEDLRQAVRYLSAQPYADAGRIIAVGVSAGGLASVALSADPPPGLRAVISFAGGRGSIADNEVCREERLVAAFGTLGRSSPVPNLWVYAENDLFFGPDLASRLWEAFTREGGRGEFIAAPPHGRDGHSFFTAGIQDWTPMVDRFLAQNGLVPRRTPIALTLPALPPPPELSAANRSKFPAYVAAGGNKAFAVSPDGAYGWKSGLRSLDEAQKGALETCAMHTRQSCRIAYLNDRPAGAGADMAAPAVQEGPRGTSVRLEPPPELSDANRSKFGAYVEAPGRKAFAVSRDGAFGWKSGMSSEDAARRGALDNCAKYTRHTCYVVIVDDRPLR; encoded by the coding sequence ATGACCCTGCGCCGCCTGATCGTCCTGCTGTTCTTGCTGTCATGGTGCGGACCGGCCCTGGCCGAAGGGCTGGTGCAGACGCCGCTGTCGATCCCCGCGCGCTTTCCAGACGGCACGTCCGCCACGCTGGAGGCGATGCTGGTCCGGCCCGACGGTCCCGGCCCCTACCCCATCGCGATCATCAGCCATGGCACGCCGCGCGATCCGGCGGATCGGGCCCAGCTGACGCCGCTGCGCTTCCTGCCGGAAGCCCGTGAATTCGCCCGGCGCGGCTGGGCGACGGCGGTGGTGCTGCGGCGCGGCTATGGCGGATCGGACGGGCCCTACAGCGAGTCGACCGGTTCCTGCAACAACCCCGACTATCTGCACTCCGCCCGGCAGAGCGCCGAGGATTTGCGTCAGGCGGTCCGCTATCTGTCGGCCCAGCCCTACGCCGATGCCGGCCGGATCATTGCGGTGGGAGTGTCGGCCGGCGGCCTTGCCAGCGTCGCGCTGAGCGCCGACCCGCCGCCGGGGCTGCGGGCGGTGATCAGCTTCGCCGGCGGCCGCGGCTCCATCGCCGACAATGAGGTCTGCCGGGAGGAGCGGCTGGTTGCCGCCTTCGGCACGCTGGGCCGCAGCTCGCCCGTTCCGAACCTGTGGGTCTATGCGGAGAACGACCTGTTCTTCGGCCCGGATCTCGCGAGCCGCCTGTGGGAGGCCTTCACCCGCGAGGGCGGCCGGGGCGAGTTCATCGCCGCACCGCCCCATGGCAGGGACGGACATTCCTTCTTCACCGCCGGCATCCAGGACTGGACGCCGATGGTCGACCGGTTCCTGGCGCAGAACGGCCTGGTGCCGCGCCGGACGCCCATCGCGCTGACCCTGCCGGCCCTGCCGCCGCCGCCCGAACTGTCCGCCGCCAACCGGTCCAAGTTCCCCGCCTATGTCGCGGCCGGCGGCAACAAGGCCTTCGCCGTGTCGCCCGACGGCGCCTATGGCTGGAAATCCGGCCTGCGCAGCCTGGACGAGGCGCAGAAGGGAGCCTTGGAGACCTGCGCGATGCACACACGGCAAAGCTGCCGCATCGCCTATCTGAACGACCGCCCGGCGGGCGCCGGTGCCGACATGGCGGCACCCGCCGTACAGGAGGGACCACGCGGCACATCCGTCAGGCTGGAGCCGCCGCCCGAACTGTCGGACGCCAACCGGTCCAAATTCGGCGCCTATGTCGAAGCCCCCGGCCGCAAGGCCTTCGCGGTGTCGCGGGACGGCGCCTTCGGCTGGAAGTCCGGCATGTCCAGCGAGGATGCCGCCCGCCGCGGCGCCCTGGACAATTGCGCCAAATACACCCGCCACACCTGCTATGTCGTGATCGTCGACGACCGGCCGCTGCGGTGA
- a CDS encoding EAL domain-containing protein, with the protein MTLLTHLVYALAYLIAGISAGAALWALRPEADPLVAWLAGALVVLAGALVHDVVTRLERESKAARRIARLSDRVEELAHLLEQRPASDHGAAPESSARYDAVMQEVKLLQSLVARLTERRAPRPPAPSSDPGGTPGGARRPAATPSPAPQPAPPAAAPMDDAAVLEAVRDALKADRIDVYLQPIVSLPQRKHRFYEVFSRVRSADGQQIMPDRYLDIAEREGLIATIDNLQLVRCVQLIRETERRQHAIGFFANISAATLADAEFMRQFLNMMAQNHALVPKLVFELSQHALSVGGAVTMGILSQLARLGFRFSMDQVTDLGIDLDRLLRHEFRCIKLDRALVLDPANAERIRELRRRCAAEGIDLIVEKIETENQLVEVLDTGFDFGQGYLFGEPRLSRKPE; encoded by the coding sequence ATGACCTTGCTGACGCACCTTGTCTATGCGCTGGCTTACCTGATCGCCGGAATTTCGGCCGGCGCCGCCCTGTGGGCGCTACGCCCGGAGGCCGATCCGCTGGTGGCGTGGCTGGCCGGCGCGCTGGTGGTTCTGGCCGGGGCGCTGGTGCATGATGTGGTGACCCGGCTGGAGCGCGAGAGCAAGGCTGCCCGCCGCATTGCCCGGCTGAGCGACCGTGTGGAGGAGCTGGCCCATCTGCTGGAGCAGCGCCCTGCATCGGACCATGGCGCCGCGCCGGAAAGCAGCGCGCGCTACGATGCGGTGATGCAGGAGGTGAAGCTCCTGCAGTCGCTGGTCGCCCGCCTGACCGAGCGGCGCGCTCCGCGCCCGCCGGCGCCCAGCAGCGACCCCGGCGGCACGCCCGGCGGCGCGCGCCGTCCGGCCGCGACGCCGTCCCCCGCTCCACAGCCGGCTCCGCCCGCCGCCGCGCCCATGGACGATGCCGCCGTTCTGGAGGCGGTCCGCGACGCGCTGAAGGCCGACCGCATCGACGTCTATCTCCAGCCCATCGTCAGCCTGCCGCAGCGCAAGCATCGCTTCTACGAGGTGTTCTCGCGCGTGCGGTCGGCCGATGGGCAGCAGATCATGCCCGACCGCTATCTCGACATTGCCGAGCGCGAGGGGCTGATCGCCACCATCGACAATCTCCAGCTGGTGCGCTGCGTCCAGCTGATCCGCGAGACGGAGCGGCGCCAGCACGCCATCGGCTTCTTCGCCAACATCTCTGCCGCGACGCTGGCCGATGCGGAGTTCATGCGCCAGTTCCTGAACATGATGGCGCAGAACCACGCCCTGGTGCCGAAGCTGGTCTTCGAGCTGAGCCAGCATGCCCTGAGCGTCGGCGGGGCGGTGACGATGGGCATCCTGTCGCAACTGGCGCGGCTCGGCTTCCGCTTCTCGATGGATCAGGTGACCGACCTCGGCATCGATTTGGACCGGCTGCTGCGCCACGAGTTCCGTTGCATCAAGCTGGACCGCGCGCTGGTGCTCGACCCCGCCAACGCCGAACGGATCCGTGAGTTGCGCCGCCGTTGCGCCGCCGAGGGCATCGACCTGATCGTCGAGAAGATCGAGACCGAGAACCAGCTGGTCGAGGTGCTCGACACCGGCTTCGACTTCGGCCAGGGCTACCTGTTCGGCGAACCGCGGCTGAGCCGGAAGCCGGAGTGA
- a CDS encoding DUF952 domain-containing protein, translated as MTDRIIHHMCRADEWDAARQAGSYPGSSQDVQDGFIHFSTAGQVVESAAKHRAGQDGLLLLTVDADRLGAALRWEPSRGGQLFPHLYGPLPVDTVLRVDPLPLGPDGRHVFPAGFPFTLQDLVP; from the coding sequence ATGACCGACCGAATCATCCACCACATGTGCCGCGCGGACGAGTGGGACGCCGCCCGCCAGGCCGGCAGCTACCCGGGTTCGTCGCAGGATGTCCAGGACGGCTTCATCCATTTCTCCACCGCCGGACAGGTGGTGGAGAGTGCCGCCAAGCATCGCGCCGGCCAGGACGGCCTGCTGCTGCTGACGGTGGACGCCGACCGGCTGGGTGCCGCCCTGCGTTGGGAACCTTCGCGCGGCGGACAGCTGTTTCCGCATCTGTACGGGCCGTTGCCGGTGGACACCGTGCTGCGGGTCGACCCGCTGCCGCTGGGGCCGGATGGGCGCCACGTCTTCCCCGCCGGCTTTCCCTTCACCCTCCAGGACCTCGTTCCGTGA
- the thrS gene encoding threonine--tRNA ligase has translation MVTSVTSNIAITLPDGSVREFDRPVTGLEIAQSIGSRLAKDALAVKIDGTVKDLTTTVTTNAKIEIVTRTHADALEVIRHDAAHVLADAVQKLYPGTQVTIGPSIATGFYYDFARDEPFTPEDLEKIEAKMREIVGADIPIVREVWDRDEAVAYFKNLGEHYKAELIEAIPQGEPVSIYRQGDWLDLCRGPHAMTTGKVGQGFKLMKVAGAYWRGDSRNPMLQRIYGTAWRDEKELKAYLHQIEEAEKRDHRKLGKELDLFHVQEEAVGSVFWHPKGWTLYRTLETYIRTKLKAAGYVEVKTPQLIDSSLFKASGHWDMYGDNMFKVEADGGEKLLGIKPMNCPGHVQIFRHGLRSYRDLPIRMAEFGACHRNEPSGALHGIMRVRAFTQDDAHIFCTEDQVQSEAAEYFKLQLGVYKDLGFDKISVKLALRPDVRTGADELWDRAEGALAQALRDAGLEYEELPGEGAFYGPKVEFHLTDAIGRTWQCGTLQYDPNLPERLDASYIGEDGARHRPIMLHRAILGSMERFIGMLIEHYAGKFPLWLSPVQVTVATITSEADGYAEEVAALLKRKGLRVELDTRNEKINLKVREHSLQKVPLMLVVGKREADERTVALRVLGGKDQEILALDAAVAKLVEEARSPAGETVTDSPF, from the coding sequence ATGGTGACTTCGGTGACGTCCAACATCGCCATCACGCTGCCCGACGGCAGCGTGCGGGAGTTCGACCGGCCGGTGACGGGGCTCGAGATTGCCCAGTCCATCGGTTCGCGCCTGGCCAAAGATGCGCTTGCCGTCAAGATCGACGGCACGGTGAAGGACCTCACCACCACCGTCACTACCAACGCCAAGATCGAGATCGTCACGCGCACCCACGCCGACGCTCTCGAGGTCATCCGCCACGACGCCGCCCATGTGCTGGCCGATGCGGTGCAGAAGCTCTATCCCGGCACGCAGGTCACCATCGGCCCGTCGATCGCCACCGGCTTCTATTATGACTTCGCGCGCGACGAGCCGTTCACGCCCGAGGATCTGGAGAAGATCGAGGCGAAGATGCGCGAGATCGTCGGGGCCGACATCCCCATCGTCCGCGAGGTCTGGGACCGCGACGAGGCGGTCGCCTACTTCAAGAATCTCGGCGAGCATTACAAGGCCGAGCTGATCGAGGCGATCCCGCAGGGCGAGCCGGTGTCGATCTACCGCCAGGGCGACTGGCTGGATCTGTGCCGCGGGCCCCATGCCATGACCACCGGCAAGGTCGGGCAGGGCTTCAAGCTGATGAAGGTGGCCGGCGCCTACTGGCGCGGCGACAGCCGCAACCCCATGCTCCAGCGCATCTACGGCACCGCCTGGCGCGACGAGAAGGAGCTGAAGGCCTACCTGCACCAGATCGAGGAGGCGGAGAAGCGCGACCACCGCAAGCTGGGCAAGGAACTCGACCTGTTCCATGTGCAGGAAGAGGCGGTCGGCTCGGTCTTCTGGCATCCGAAGGGCTGGACGCTCTACCGGACGCTGGAAACCTACATCCGCACCAAGCTGAAGGCCGCCGGCTATGTCGAGGTCAAGACGCCGCAGCTGATCGACAGCTCGCTGTTCAAGGCGTCGGGCCACTGGGACATGTATGGCGACAACATGTTCAAGGTGGAGGCTGACGGCGGCGAGAAGCTGCTGGGCATCAAGCCGATGAACTGCCCCGGCCATGTCCAGATCTTCCGCCACGGCCTGCGCTCCTACCGCGACCTGCCGATCCGCATGGCGGAGTTCGGCGCCTGCCACCGCAACGAGCCGTCGGGCGCGCTGCACGGCATCATGCGCGTGCGCGCCTTCACCCAGGACGACGCCCATATCTTCTGCACCGAGGATCAGGTGCAGAGCGAAGCGGCCGAGTATTTCAAGCTGCAGCTCGGCGTCTACAAGGATCTGGGCTTCGACAAGATCTCGGTGAAATTGGCGCTGCGTCCGGACGTCCGCACCGGCGCCGACGAGCTGTGGGACCGCGCCGAAGGGGCGCTGGCCCAGGCGCTGCGCGACGCCGGGCTGGAGTATGAGGAACTGCCGGGCGAGGGCGCCTTCTACGGTCCGAAGGTGGAATTCCACCTGACCGACGCCATCGGCCGGACCTGGCAGTGCGGCACGCTGCAGTACGATCCGAACCTGCCGGAACGCCTCGATGCCAGCTACATCGGCGAGGATGGCGCGCGCCACCGGCCGATCATGCTGCACCGCGCGATCCTGGGGTCGATGGAGCGCTTCATCGGCATGCTGATCGAACATTATGCTGGCAAGTTCCCGCTGTGGCTGTCGCCGGTCCAGGTGACCGTCGCCACCATCACCAGCGAGGCCGATGGTTATGCCGAGGAAGTCGCCGCCCTGCTGAAACGCAAGGGCCTGCGCGTCGAACTCGACACCCGCAACGAGAAGATCAACCTGAAGGTCCGCGAGCACAGCCTGCAGAAGGTGCCGCTGATGCTGGTTGTCGGAAAGCGGGAAGCGGATGAACGGACGGTCGCGCTGCGCGTGCTGGGTGGTAAGGATCAGGAAATTCTTGCCCTTGACGCCGCTGTGGCTAAACTTGTCGAGGAAGCGAGATCGCCTGCCGGCGAGACCGTGACCGATTCGCCGTTTTAA
- a CDS encoding quinone-dependent dihydroorotate dehydrogenase, whose amino-acid sequence MIDLYPLAGPLLFRFDPETAHGLTIKALKTGLVPPARGKDEPALHTRVWGLDFANPVGLAAGFDKNAEVVDAMLNLGFGFVEPGSVTPRPQPGNPRPRLFRLVEQRAVINRMGFNNEGLEAFAQRLERRRDLGKQAPGIVGANLGKNKDTVDAADDYVIGVRRLAPLADYLVVNVSSPNTPGLRALQGRDPLRALLDRVLEARASCGLTRNPPLLLKIAPDLTVEDKSDIAAVALESGIDGLIVSNTTIARPDSIPAAMRSEAGGLSGRPLFEPSTSVLREIYALTGGKLPIVGVGGVATGEDAYAKIRAGASLVQLYSAMVYAGPAVVHRIRRELAELLRRDGFSSVAEAVGADLR is encoded by the coding sequence GTGATCGACCTCTATCCGCTTGCCGGGCCGCTGCTGTTCCGCTTCGACCCCGAGACCGCGCATGGCCTGACCATCAAGGCGCTGAAGACCGGGCTGGTCCCGCCGGCCCGTGGCAAGGACGAACCGGCGCTGCACACCCGCGTCTGGGGGCTGGACTTCGCCAACCCGGTCGGGCTCGCCGCCGGCTTCGACAAGAATGCCGAAGTGGTCGACGCCATGCTGAATCTCGGCTTCGGCTTCGTCGAGCCCGGAAGCGTCACCCCGCGGCCCCAGCCCGGCAACCCGCGTCCCCGCCTGTTCCGGCTGGTGGAGCAGCGGGCGGTCATCAACCGCATGGGCTTCAACAACGAAGGGCTCGAAGCCTTCGCCCAGCGGCTGGAACGCCGCCGCGACCTGGGCAAGCAGGCCCCCGGCATCGTCGGCGCCAACCTGGGCAAGAACAAGGACACGGTGGACGCCGCCGACGATTACGTGATCGGCGTGCGCCGGCTGGCGCCGCTGGCCGACTATCTGGTCGTCAACGTCTCGTCCCCCAACACGCCGGGCCTGCGCGCGCTGCAGGGCCGCGACCCGTTGCGCGCCCTGCTGGATCGGGTGCTGGAAGCGCGGGCGTCCTGCGGCCTGACCCGCAATCCGCCGCTGCTGCTGAAGATCGCGCCCGACCTGACGGTGGAGGACAAGAGCGACATCGCCGCGGTGGCGCTGGAGTCCGGCATCGACGGCCTGATCGTCTCCAACACCACCATCGCCCGGCCCGACAGCATCCCGGCGGCGATGCGCAGCGAGGCCGGCGGCCTGTCCGGCCGTCCGCTGTTCGAGCCGTCGACCTCCGTCCTGCGCGAGATCTACGCGCTGACCGGCGGCAAGCTGCCGATCGTCGGGGTGGGCGGCGTGGCGACCGGCGAGGACGCCTATGCCAAGATCCGGGCCGGCGCCTCGCTGGTCCAGCTCTATTCGGCGATGGTCTATGCCGGGCCGGCGGTGGTCCACCGCATCCGTCGCGAGCTGGCGGAGCTGCTGCGCCGCGACGGCTTCAGCTCGGTCGCCGAGGCGGTGGGGGCCGATCTCCGCTGA